In the Desulfitobacterium hafniense DCB-2 genome, GCTGGTCGATAAATTCGCTTTGCATTTCGTTGCGTGGCGTGTCTTTGCAGTAAACCCAGCCGAGAATAAACTTAGGGGTATTCTCGATGGGTATGGTGACTACCGAGTTTCTTTTTTCGAAGTATTCCGCAAAGCTGTTGGAGAAACCAATAGCTAAGCCGCTGGCAATAGTCTCCCGGTAAAGCTTTGAGTTGCCGGTTCTTAACATTACTTTAACCTCTCCGAAAGGTTTGAGTAATTCACTAAGTTGGGATGCATTTTGTCCCACATCATATAAAGCAAGAGGATACTTAGCCAATTCTGAAGGTTTCACGGATTTTCGATTGGCTAATGGCGAAGATTTTGTGACACAGATCAACTGCTCACATTCAAAGAAGGGCTGAAACGTCAAATTGGCATTGGAAAAATCTTTGTGATTTAATCGATCGCTTAAACCGCTGAATAAACCAATAGCATTTCGGTCTTCACAGATCTCTTCAATGATCTCTTGAGGAAGCTTTTCATTAATCACAAAATTGGCGTTTGGATGTTTTTGGGAGAATCGACATATCATATCTGGTAACAAGGTGCCGGATAAGAAGG is a window encoding:
- a CDS encoding LysR family transcriptional regulator, with the protein product MRIDHLKYITVVAETGSISHAAERLYITQQGLSQAIRQMERELGVSLLNRTGNKIHLTQVGKRIVEKAKELLVTYDELTDIAKTTGDNFFHTKSSKRITLLTTPFLSGTLLPDMICRFSQKHPNANFVINEKLPQEIIEEICEDRNAIGLFSGLSDRLNHKDFSNANLTFQPFFECEQLICVTKSSPLANRKSVKPSELAKYPLALYDVGQNASQLSELLKPFGEVKVMLRTGNSKLYRETIASGLAIGFSNSFAEYFEKRNSVVTIPIENTPKFILGWVYCKDTPRNEMQSEFIDQLIQYVNRIRVSA